From one Anopheles cruzii chromosome 3, idAnoCruzAS_RS32_06, whole genome shotgun sequence genomic stretch:
- the LOC128271568 gene encoding calmodulin-lysine N-methyltransferase, translating to MRSLATEDGAEAEPEDPRAAANREDDINWKMSSQQQVTPTTTTTAGTEAPTATERRRWPTPPVDGENNPIKSLRRQQHCDITVDPTDAPDGSVAPETDRPRGGLRRMPAIGYDDDGDTDGVEDPRNGERESANNNHVTVDAQDEPALERNQHKTINARRRWKLLAKALRHDSSEEDQFSKFNLIEADRVGDEKYENVYVYRLYDRYRVKIRLIGPERPWTATELIGFNNTGNICVWPSEEALAYYVLARLAQFDGTRVLELGGGMTCLAGLVLAKYGQPAFVHVSDGNELSVENVRKSLVLNKFNCTIKSSVLKWDRSAVGSAVGPAEPKYQFILSADCLFFDESRSQLIDTVWLLLAEEGVALVTAPRRGNTLGLFLNECVARGFHYELLQCYNEAIWARHLELKLMEGYDENIHYPLLVKLYKYAHGSVLHRLL from the coding sequence ATGCGTTCGTTGGCGACCGAAGATggcgccgaggccgagccggAGGACCCGCGTGCCGCCGCCAACCGCGAGGATGacataaattggaaaatgtcAAGCCAGCAACAGgtgacaccgacgacgacgacgacagcaggCACCGAAGCGCCAACCGCTACCGaacgccgccggtggccaacgccGCCGGTGGATGGGGAGAATAATCCAATTAAATCGTTGCGACGGCAACAACACTGTGATATTACCGTGGACCCCACCGACGCCCCGGACGGCTCCGTGGCCCCGGAAACGGATCGTCCCCGCGGTGGCTTGCGACGGATGCCGGCGATCGGGtatgacgacgatggcgacacCGATGGCGTCGAGGATCCCCGGAATGGCGAGCGAGAAAGCGCCAATAATAACCACGTTACGGTGGACGCCCAGGACGAACCAGCCCTGGAGCGGAACCAGCACAAAACGATCAATGCTCGGCGTCGCTGGAAGTTGTTGGCCAAGGCGTTGCGACACGATTCCAGCGAGGAAGATCAGTTTTCCAAGTTCAATCTGATCGAAGCGGATCGCGTTGGGGACGAAAAGTACGAGAACGTGTACGTGTACCGGTTGTACGATCGGTACCGGGTCAAGATCCGGCTGATCGGCCCCGAGCGTCCGTGGACGGCTACGGAGCTGATTGGGTTCAACAATACGGGCAACATCTGCGTGTGGCCCTCGGAGGAAGCGCTCGCGTACTACGTCCTGGCGCGGCTGGCGCAGTTCGACGGCACCAGGGTGCTGGAGCTGGGCGGTGGAATGACGTGCCTGGCAGGGCTGGTACTGGCCAAGTACGGGCAGCCGGCGTTCGTGCACGTGTCCGACGGAAACGAGCTGTCGGTCGAGAACGTGCGCAAATCGTTGGTGTTGAACAAGTTCAACTGTACGATCAAGTCGTCCGTTTTGAAGTGGGACCGTTCGGCGGTCGGGTCGGCCGTTGGGCCGGCCGAGCCGAAGTACCAGTTTATCCTGTCGGCCGACTGCCTGTTCTTCGACGAGTCACGATCGCAGCTGATCGACACggtgtggctgctgctggcggaggaGGGAGTTGCCCTCGTTACGGCCCCGAGACGAGGCAACACGTTGGGGTTGTTTTTGAACGAATGCGTCGCCCGCGGGTTCCACTATGAGCTGCTCCAGTGCTACAATGAGGCCATCTGGGCGCGCCATCTTGAGCTGAAACTGATGGAGGGCTACGACGAAAACATTCACTACCCGCTGCTGGTGAAACTGTACAAATACGCTCACGGATCGGTGCTGCATCGGTTGTTGtga
- the LOC128273384 gene encoding zinc finger protein 583, which produces MDYNISRLCRVCLEEGVFTSIFSTDLVAMAPADMLGMCANIKVSKNDGLPTTICNNCMYRLGVAFHLKQQCENSDMRLRQYIGLMTGVYSNVLDKETMTDESWLLAGPDPKSDEHKPSKKRSSSRKRYKPKLPEERKKRGPKPMPKIPQTCYQCHKTFKCAAQLQMHLRTHSGEKPFACSYCTRRFAQKHNLAIHIRTHTGERPYQCEICSKQFSALGNFQAHKKIHTNERDHVCPSCNKGFITSGDLTRHMISHSGIKNYHCDICAKSFSRNRDMVAHKRKIHLNDRSNESYKCHECHKVFATVDSLNGHMRTHVPTSSGPVGPPGSLMPPQQPQIQTPIALAVHGLGSTSTLGVGLGMVPHPAAHPPHPQQPQPSYHHSQMHSVQRLHHY; this is translated from the exons ATGGACTACAATATAAGCCGGTTGTGTCGGGTGTGCCTGGAGGAGGGCGTATTTACGTCCATCTTCAGCACCGACCTGGTAGCGATGGCTCCGGCCGACATGCTGGGAATGTGTGCTAATATCAAG GTGTCCAAAAACGATGGACTTCCGACTACGATCTGCAACAATTGTATGTACCGGTTGGGGGTCGCGTTTCACCTTAAGCAGCAGTGCGAAAACTCGGACATGCGGTTACGCCAGTACATTGGTTTGATGACGGGCGTATACAGTAACGTGCTGGACAAAGAAACGATGACCGACGAGTCGTGGTTactggccggaccggacccgaaATCCGACGAGCACAAACCAAGCAAAAA GAGGTCGAGCAGCCGCAAACGGTACAAACCAAAGCTGCCCGAGGAGCGCAAGAAACGGGGCCCAAAACCCATGCCAAAAATTCCACAAACCTGCTACCAGTGTCATAAAACGTTCAAGTGTGCCGCACAGCTGCAGATGCACCTCAG GACCCACTCGGGAGAGAAACCGTTCGCCTGCAGTTACTGTACGCGCCGGTTCGCCCAGAAGCACAACCTCGCGATCCAcatccgcacgcacacgggcGAGCGGCCGTATCAGTGCGAGATCTGCAGCAAGCAGTTCTCGGCGTTGGGCAACTTTCAGGCACACAAAAAGATACACACCAACGAGCGGGACCACGTGTGTCCGTCGTGCAACAAGGGCTTCATCACGTCCGGCGATCTGACGCGGCACATGATTTCGCACTCGGGCATCAAGAATTACCATTGCGACATTTGTGCCAAGAGTTTCAGCCGAAACCGGGACATGGTGGCGCACAAGCGCAAGATCCACctgaacgatcgatcgaacgagaGCTACAAGTGCCACGAGTGCCACAAGGTGTTCGCAACCGTCGACAGCCTGAACGGGCACATGCGAACTCACGTCCCTACCAGTTCGGGCCCGGTTGGTCCACCCGGCTCCCTGATGCCACCGCAGCAGCCCCAGATACAGACGCCGATCGCTCTCGCAGTACACGGGCTCGGATCGACGAGTACGCTGGGCGTCGGTCTGGGAATGGTGCCCCATCCGGCGGCCCATCCGCCACACCCGCAGCAACCACAACCTTCCTACCATCACAGCCAGATGCACTCGGTGCAACGGTTACATCACTACTAG
- the LOC128273839 gene encoding coiled-coil domain-containing protein 40 has protein sequence MNPDEDPNTSISVQADAFNDSVTDRIGVLETDHPLLERFQAALKAHLLRVKGQLEEEVAELNHRLEVNEKESEEVGAQLYDLQEEIDNQKELLEIYGKEILELAAQRQQEESQATRYRQEYEEQRASLKEFRKIHKEHLMELENLTVLECEFAKWAQEIKDEIAVAKRVASKDAKDRHVAAEEKRQVDLLVLNLGAEVKRKEHELKAIEDQIQEQDGDRETIGRSLADANSDLEGLQHEHKRLFQAWGEVIVAIQQRDRVLAKTKDELEAVYEEHKVIRSKTEITKKSAAREMERNEKLAGFKNRIQGDIYSLERQVHKEQEDEDKLRRDLDHYASILEQTEADILKAQQEGLLIENHLKSLRQTLEKQNRKKFELEEQILELLQDQLTTDKAGESQGKLLLETRQKRLGLEISMSGTENQLSVVLLDLEKWRTIVEGSKDALQRAKHEHDKKNAKANKYNEDIKLLKESIAVKLREMDSLNRELEQLISKAGGQEMNPDELKLLDVRQDIVEIEAKLKDTQHSWLKLQSSVATLSEKRSQQLNEINYSRKKLLLAEQKAIKIEAQLEEVMSENREIVRSLSTLNTRLDAASLELFRTRRVHEKEEQECEVAHHQATERLREAEMAVLTLEQELRELGKEIEDCKQEVLEKHREALSWETKCKMSAEAKKFKDEETTQNSEIGIMKAEIHRMQVRYGQLKRAQERLVHELDNTVQHRENIYESVTAREKVFGGKFKTRSTMQHKINELKNKLKVVFTEISQAEKSLIEIDTAQKLLQAEIENKKHQIEDEKLQTNLIRAETEQASLLKQDNLDYIVRHQYRARRFRGLANAQQLPKFRNEILIQADLQRQREVNENIVAVVETLAQDFPSQTYNLSKILQTLK, from the exons ATGAATCCGGATGAAGATCCCAATACCAGCATTAGTGTGCAGGCGGATGCTTTTAACGATTCCGtcaccgatcggatcggtgtgcTGGAGACGGACCACCCGCTGCTGGAACGGTTCCAGGCGGCACTGAAGGCACACCTTCTACGGGTAAAGGGCCAGCTCGAGGAGGAGGTGGCCGAACTGAACCATCGGTTGGAGGTGAACGAAAAGGAATCGGAAGAGGTCGGCGCCCAGCTGTACGATCTGCAGGAGGAAATCGACAACCAGAAGGAGCTGCTCGAAATCTATGGCAAGGAAATTCTGGAACTGGCCgcccagcggcagcaggaggAAAGTCAGGCCACCCGGTACCGGCAGGAGTACGAGGAACAGCGGGCGTCTCTGAAGGAGTTCCGGAAGATCCACAAAGAGCACTTGATGGAGCTGGAAAACCTGACCGTGCTGGAGTGTGAGTTTGCCAAGTGGGCCCAGGAGATCAAGGACGAAATTGCGGTGGCCAAGCGGGTCGCCAGTAAGGACGCGAAGGATCGGCACGTGGCGGCCGAAGAGAAGCGGCAGGTCGATCTGCTCGTGTTAAATCTGGGCGCGGAGGTGAAGCGCAAGGAGCACGAACTGAAGGCGATCGAGGATCAGATTCAAGAGCAGGACGGTGATCGCGAGACGATCGGACGCAGCCTGGCGGACGCCAACTCCGATCTGGAGGGGCTGCAGCACGAGCACAAGCGCCTGTTTCAGGCGTGGGGTGAGGTGATCGTGGCCATCCAGCAGCGCGATCGCGTGCTGGCCAAGACAAAGGATGAGCTGGAGGCGGTGTACGAGGAGCACAAAGTGATCAGAAGCAAAACGGAGATCACGAAGAAGTCGGCCGCGCGGGAAATGGAGCGGAACGAGAAGCTGGCGGGCTTCAAGAACCGCATCCAGGGGGACATCTACTCGCTGGAGAGGCAGGTGCACAAGGAGCAGGAGGACGAGGATAAGCTGCGACGCGATCTGGACCACTACGCGTCGATTCTGGAGCAAACCGAGGCGGACATTCTGAAGGCCCAACAGGAGGGGCTGCTTATCGAGAACCATCTGAAGTCACTGCGCCAAACGCTGGAGAAGCAGAACCGCAAAAAGTTCGAGCTCGAGGAGCAGATCCTGGAGCTGCTGCAAGATCAGCTGACCACCGATAAGGCGGGCGAGTCGCAGGGCAAGCTGCTGCTTGAGACGCGCCAGAAGCGGCTCGGCCTAGAGATAAGCATGTCGGGCACGGAGAACCAGctttcggtggtgctgctggaccTGGAAAAATGGCGCACGATCGTCGAGGGCTCCAAAGATGCGCTCCAGCGGGCTAAG CACGAGCACGACAAAAAGAACGCGAAGGCCAACAAGTACAACGAGGACATAAAGCTGTTGAAGGAATCGATCGCGGTGAAGCTGCGCGAAATGGACTCACTGAACCGCGAACTGGAGCAGCTGATCAGCAAAGCGGGCGGGCAGGAGATGAATCCGGACGAGCTGAAACTGCTGGACGTACGTCAGGACATCGTGGAGATCGAAGCGAAGCTAAAGGACACGCAACACTCGTGGCTGAAGCTCCAGTCGAGCGTCGCGACACTGTCCGAAAAACGGTCCCAACAGTTGAACGAGATAAACTACTCCCGAAAAA AACTGCTGCTCGCGGAACAGAAGGCGATCAAGATCGAGGCCCAGCTCGAGGAGGTGATGAGCGAGAACCGCGAAATAGTGCGTTCGCTATCGACCCTCAACACCCGGCTCGATGCCGCCAGTCTGGAGCTGTTCCGGACCCGCCGGGTGCACGAGAAGGAAGAGCAAGAGTGCGAAGTGGCCCACCACCAGGCGACGGAGCGCTTGCGGGAAGCCGAAATGGCCGTGCTGACCTTGGAGCAGGAGCTCCGGGAGCTGGGCAAAGAGATCGAAGACTGCAAGCAGGAGGTGCTGGAGAAGCACCGCGAGGCACTGTCGTGGGAAACGAAGTGCAAAATGTCTGCGGAAGCGAAAAAGTTCAAGGACGAGGAGACGACCCAGAACAGCGAGATCGGCATCATGAAGGCCGAGATCCATCGCATGCAGGTGCGCTACGGGCAGCTGAAGCGGGCCCAGGAGCGGCTGGTCCACGAGCTGGACAACACGGTCCAGCACCGGGAGAACATCTACGAGTCGGTGACGGCGCGCGAGaaagtgtttggcggaaagtTCAAGACGCGCTCCACGATGCAACACAAGATCAACGAATTGAAGAACAAACTGAAGGTCGTCTTTACG GAAATATCTCAAGCCGAAAAAAGTTTGATTGAGATCGACACCGCCCAGAAGTTGCTGCAGGCGGAGATCGAAAACAAGAAGCATCAGATCGAGGACGAGAAGCTACAGACCAATCTGATCCGGGCCGAAACCGAGCAGGCATCGCTGCTGAAGCAGGACAACCTGGACTACATCGTGCGCCACCAGTACCGGGCGCGGCGCTTCCGTGGCCTGGCCAACGCCCAGCAGTTGCCCAAGTTTCGCAACGAAATCCTCATCCAGGCCGATCTGCAGCGGCAGCGCGAGGTCAACGAGAACATTGTGGCGGTCGTCGAAACGCTCGCCCAGGACTTTCCCTCGCAGACGTACAATTTGAGCAAAATTTTGCAAACCCTCAAGTAG
- the LOC128271949 gene encoding mitochondrial basic amino acids transporter yields the protein MALDFAAGCLGGCAGVLVGFPFDTVKVHLQTQDHRRPLYRGTVDCFRKIVAREGVHGLYRGMSSPMAGVAVVNAIVFGVYGNIQRRTEQPDALYSHFLAGTAAGLAQSVVCSPMELIKTRLQLQDNLPKTAERFSGPLDCSRHIWRREGVRGIFRGFGITAVRDMPGFSSYFVAYEYMVRYVANPSPFVILMAGGLAGTFSWLLTFPMDVIKSRLQADGISSGGRQYRGLVDCVRKSYASEGLGFLSRGLASTLLRAFPMNAVCFLVVSYTMKLFDNRNFTVEQLANVVETPLLMATQQQPVIVPSHPAGWRAHDNQQPDYHHVLNIKQNTYRFLRSLGAFSEAVCCAEISELTDDLYDSSDRLERDTTRQTPVQSLNEFLLSTADEDNSNRYPFLGD from the exons ATGGCTCTGGACTTTGCTGCCGGATGCTTAGGAG GATGTGCTGGCGTTCTCGTCGGTTTTCCGTTCGACACGGTGAAGGTACACCTGCAAACACAGGACCATCGGCGGCCGCTGTACCGTGGCACCGTCGACTGCTTCCGGAAGATCGTGGCCCGCGAAGGCGTCCATGGGCTGTACCGCGGGATGTCCAGTCCGATGGCCGGGGTGGCCGTGGTGAACGCGATCGTGTTCGGCGTCTACGGTAACATTCAGCGACGGACGGAGCAACCGGATGCGCTGTACTCGCACTTTCTGGCCGGTACGGCGGCCGGTCTCGCCCAGAGCGTGGTCTGTTCGCCGATGGAGCTGATCAAGACGCGCCTCCAGCTGCAGGATAACCTACCGAAGACGGCCGAACGGTTCAGTGGCCCTCTGGACTGCAGCCGGCACATCTGGCGGCGGGAGGGCGTCCGGGGTATCTTCCGTGGGTTCGGCATAACGGCCGTCCGCGATATGCCTG GGTTCTCCAGCTACTTCGTGGCGTACGAGTACATGGTTCGGTACGTGGCCAACCCGTCCCCGTTCGTCATTCTGATGGCCGGAGGACTGGCGGGGACGTTCTCCTGGCTGCTGACCTTCCCGATGGACGTCATTAAGTCGCGCCTGCAAGCGGACGGGATCTCGAGCGGCGGCCGACAGTACCGGGGGCTGGTGGATTGTGTTCGGAAAAGCTACGCCTCCGAGGGACTTGGCTTTCTGTCCCGCGGCCTAGCCTCGACCCTGCTGCGTGCCTTCCCGATGAATGCCGTCTGCTTCCTGGTCGTCTCGTACACGATGAAACTGTTCGACAACCGCAACTTTACGGTCGAGCAGTTGGCCAACGTGGTCGAAACACCGCTCCTGAtggccacgcagcagcagccagtgATTGTGCCATCCCATCCGGCCGGCTGGAGAGCCCACGACAACCAGCAACCAGACTACCATCACGTACTAAACATCAAGCAGAACACGTACCGATTCTTGCGATCGCTCGGAGCCTTCAGTGAAGCCGTTTGCTGTGCGGAAATCAGCGAACTAACCGACGACCTGTACGACAGCAGCGATCGGCTCGAGCGGGACACAACGCGGCAAACCCCAGTGCAGTCCCTGAACGAGTTCTTGCTCAGCACGGCTGACGAGGACAACAGCAATCGGTATCCGTTTCTGGGCGACTGA
- the LOC128274394 gene encoding neutral and basic amino acid transport protein rBAT-like: protein MNHLQISTDPTLLGADLLPESLTTSPSVSTFLPEEDASTCLLLPETPSPPLDFSHPLTPSMGNAADNRGVTGDDDPTGETSSSSGSSGIGMVGTVGAGAGNLFSHNTYQHLRKKSDVAKVPDGSMHHAASLGIAVTKDMPGFVHWNWPLIRKCTFFGFLTVIVAMVGIVVAMIATLPKTCNPPAAWYKGSVFYEVFPASFQDTNDDGLGDIRGLIARVEYFQTLGIAAVRLNSIFPSKHYPDHFQEVTSLVDVDGVLGKLEDVQKLTAALHERNISLILDLPIYPFLGRLSPPTLDVDHLPNRTDGGVTASEFLRLSRSVTAGHPAEGNAISDVLRFWLTRAGVDGFYVKGLEHFADDPLLVENVKEWKYLLGPDRVLMVSQKLVELLPERSVRDVLSQVDLVDTYLDVANGTDAIAKVVREAIGGKLLRGVDDHPWIHWSLGSVSERRLSSGLSPNATLAATLLELTLPGTVSIFYGDEIALEEAHDPTDEHGDTRHLHHLAGMVWDNAQNQFTSRGTLPWLPRSASASLHHLDYVIEAIALRRRSPSIYLNAVVKEQKVLPNADVKSNQNDILIVQRWYPRRNSFAAIANLGPKRISLDLTAMFYSGEIIAGSSLKHERVYFDRFEISPLETIIVKLHK, encoded by the exons ATGAATCATTTGCAAATATCAACCGATCCGACGCTGCTCGGAGCGGATCTGTTACCGGAGTCGCTGACCACGTCCCCATCGGTGTCGACGTTTCTGCCCGAGGAGGACGCCTCAACGTGTTTGTTGCTGCCCGAGACACCGAGTCCTCCGTTGGATTTTTCGCATCCCCTAACACCCAGCATGGGGAACGCCGCGGATAACCGGGGCGTCACCGGGGACGACGATCCGACCGGGGAAACGAGCAGTTCTTCGGGAAGTTCGGGTATCGGTATGGTCGGAACGGtcggagccggggccggcaATCTGTTCAGCCACAACACGTACCAGCATCTGCGCAAGAAGAGTGACGTCGCGAAGGTGCCGGACGGATCGATGCATCACGCGGCCAGTCTGGGGATCGCCGTCACGAAGGATATGCCCGGGTTCGTGCACTGGAATTGGCCGCTCATCCGGAAGTGCACCTTTTTCGGGTTCCTCACCGTGATCGTGGCGATGGTCGGCATTGTGGTGGCCATGATTGCCACCCTACCGAAGACCTGCAATCCTCC GGCGGCATGGTACAAGGGCTCGGTGTTTTACGAAGTGTTCCCGGCCAGCTTCCAGGACACGAACGATGACGGGTTGGGCGATATCCGGGGGCTGATTGCGCGCGTCGAGTACTTCCAAACGCTCGGCATCGCTGCGGTCCGGCTGAACTCCATCTTTCCCTCGAAGCACTACCCGGACCACTTCCAGGAGGTGACCTCGCTCGTGGATGTTGACGGTGTGCTGGGCAAACTGGAGGACGTCCAGAAGCTGACGGCCGCGCTGCACGAGCGCAACATTTCACTCATCCTCGATCTGCCGATCTATCCGTTCCTCGGCCGACTCAGTCCACCGACGCTCGACGTGGACCATTTACCGAACCGTACCGACGGTGGTGTGACCGCCAGCGAGTTCCTGCGCCTGTCCCGCTCGGTCACGGCCGGCCATCCGGCGGAGGGTAACGCAATATCGGACGTGCTCCGTTTCTGGCTTACCCGGGCCGGCGTGGACGGGTTCTACGTGAAGGGCCTGGAACACTTTGCCGACGATCCGCTGTTGGTGGAGAACGTCAAGGAGTGGAAGTATCTGCTCGGCCCCGATCGGGTGCTGATGGTGAGCCAGAAGCTGGTGGAGCTGCTACCGGAGCGGTCCGTGCGGGACGTCCTTTCGCAGGTCGATCTGGTCGATACGTACCTGGACGTGGCCAATGGCACGGATGCGATTGCCAAAGTGGTACGCGAAGCGATCGGTGGCAAGTTGCTGCGCGGTGTCGACGACCATCCGTGGATTCACTGGAGCCTGGGAAGTGTCTCCGAGCGGCGCCTCTCGTCGGGGCTTAGTCCAAACGCTACGCTGGCGGCCACCCTACTGGAACTGACGCTTCCCGGCACGGTCAGCATCTTCTACGGGGATGAGATTGCGCTCGAGGAAGCACACGATCCGACCGACGAGCACGGTGACACCCGGCACCTGCACCATCTGGCCGGGATGGTGTGGGACAACGCACAGAACCAGTTCACCAGCCGGGGAACGTTGCCCTGGTTGCCGCGCAGTGCTTCCGCTTCGCTGCACCACCTGGACTACGTGATCGAAGCGATCGCTCTGCGTCGCCGATCGCCCTCGATCTACCTGAATGCGGTCGTCAAAGAACAGAAGGTGCTACCGAACGCGGACGTGAAATCGAACCAGAACGACATCCTTATCGTGCAGCGATGGTACCCACGGCGGAACTCGTTCGCTGCCATCGCCAACCTGGGCCCGAAACGGATCTCGCTCGATCTGACCGCCATGTTCTACAGTGGGGAGATCATCGCCGGTTCGTCGCTCAAACACGAACGAGTCTACTTTGATCGGTTCGAAATCAGCCCGCTGGAAACGATCATTGTGAAGCTGCACAAGTAG